One window of the Anaeromyxobacter dehalogenans 2CP-C genome contains the following:
- the dnaN gene encoding DNA polymerase III subunit beta, producing MELKIGAQELAKALGRSQGIVEKKSTMPILSHVLLEAKKGDQLVVSATDLDLAVSSEHACEVLKEGAVAVSARHLYEIVRALPEQTVTLKKAHNNYLEVKSGPSEFRIVGLPAEDFPALPRFDKVPFADVDPALLLEMIERTFFAVSNDETRYNLNGVYFEPAGDALRLVATDGHRLSLSERTVGATFGLKRGVILPKKGLAELKKLLAEAAESGEEKPEAKLGFVENSAIFRRPNVVLVMRLIEGLFPDYKQVIPKAGEKVFKVGRARFLETLRRISLLSSDKAHAVKLDLSKDLLRVLSQNPDLGEAKEEVPVEYAGEPLKIGFNARYIMEVLQAVKSNEVVFELADDLSPGVLKGGEEADQGFTAVVMPMRI from the coding sequence ATGGAACTGAAGATCGGCGCCCAGGAGCTCGCGAAGGCCCTCGGCCGCTCGCAGGGCATCGTCGAGAAGAAGAGCACGATGCCGATCCTCTCCCACGTCCTGCTCGAGGCGAAGAAGGGCGACCAGCTCGTCGTCTCCGCCACCGACCTCGACCTGGCGGTCTCCTCCGAGCACGCCTGCGAGGTGCTGAAGGAGGGCGCGGTGGCCGTCTCGGCCCGCCACCTCTACGAGATCGTCCGCGCCCTGCCCGAGCAGACCGTCACGCTCAAGAAGGCGCACAACAACTACCTCGAGGTGAAGAGCGGCCCGTCCGAGTTCCGGATCGTCGGCCTGCCCGCCGAGGACTTCCCGGCGCTGCCCCGCTTCGACAAGGTGCCGTTCGCCGACGTGGACCCGGCGCTGCTGCTCGAGATGATCGAGCGGACCTTCTTCGCCGTCTCGAACGACGAGACCCGCTACAACCTGAACGGCGTCTACTTCGAGCCGGCCGGCGACGCGCTCCGCCTGGTCGCCACCGACGGCCACCGCCTGTCGCTCTCCGAGCGCACCGTGGGCGCCACCTTCGGCCTGAAGCGCGGCGTGATCCTGCCGAAGAAGGGGCTCGCCGAGCTGAAGAAGCTGCTCGCCGAGGCGGCCGAGTCCGGCGAGGAGAAGCCGGAGGCGAAGCTCGGGTTCGTGGAGAACAGCGCCATCTTCCGCCGGCCGAACGTGGTGCTCGTGATGCGGCTCATCGAGGGGCTGTTCCCGGACTACAAGCAGGTCATCCCGAAGGCCGGCGAGAAGGTCTTCAAGGTGGGCCGCGCCCGCTTCCTCGAGACGCTTCGGCGCATCTCGCTGCTCTCGTCCGACAAGGCGCACGCCGTGAAGCTGGACCTCTCGAAGGACCTGCTCCGCGTCCTCTCGCAGAACCCGGACCTGGGAGAGGCGAAGGAGGAGGTGCCGGTGGAGTACGCGGGCGAGCCGCTCAAGATCGGCTTCAACGCGCGCTACATCATGGAGGTCCTCCAGGCGGTGAAGTCGAACGAGGTCGTGTTCGAGCTCGCCGACGACCTCTCCCCGGGCGTCCTGAAGGGCGGCGAGGAGGCGGACCAGGGCTTCACCGCCGTCGTGATGCCGATGCGCATCTGA